Proteins from a single region of Luteolibacter arcticus:
- a CDS encoding beta strand repeat-containing protein, with translation MTSTKFSILLPLALPAALLGQAGAVDINAVTNGDWMAAATWSDNAVPVAGNAYFVPNAIAIDGDARTTNQGSSTRAFDGGSLTIQNGGTLFLDSIHNSSFPTWTYTIPSLTLQDGSSVQVRGGAGTNFTLTNGFAVAPSSTVTINHSVGNYDQRLTLGAITGPATATIQIIASQFSTNSGGNSKDNYANVASSAYAGNWFLDSTATMAERNVRLRADALNALGTGTVTVGRQAILESNATGAFDSLSGITLQNDKSQLKFNNRDWSAPAAGLTVTNGTAAVGTAHLSLGTINQAGGAINLTVGGTKDGKLITTGNADFTGGAINLTHASNPAGKSFDVVTYGGTLVTAPFIDTGDTGRVVATVNNGSGTNGKVTVSFAGVPVSLTWLGNETGFENDWDSNVALNWNNGGSPDKFRNYDHVTFGNTTGSTTPNVIGTLLPGSMIFNHSTNDYTLGGIGSLGGTGTLSKSGTGMLTINTANTFSGGSTINDGRVRLGSNTALGTGPLTINGGSISSNGTTARSLAVPVAINASVTLGDVTDNGGLSFTGVITDGAGSFAIAKQGAGALTLTGANTYDGGTTMSAGKIRVGNNAALGTGPLTMNGGGLSSDSGTARTLANAVTIGNSFSLGNLTDTGAVNLSGPITLAGNATINAESAAEMTFSNVISGTGNLAYNRDAANPTARLNLNNTGNTFTGNLTITSGRLRFAAGASSDGSFGNTTNKIIFDGTPVDTFNNNEGTASLQQSTGAAGTIGATREVIINEGKEGTFTTWGSQTFTVNAPVTGAGRLRKDDVGTLLLTGNNTYSGGTRNTNGIIRVTNNSGLGTGDVTIGAVNNTLTARVDLEGVTVPNNFILSSAGLTGFLGPVVAAGGSASTINGNVTISSGVGNGGHIATTGTGSSLRINGQIIVLNGVVPNIRAGTVILAGGGTYPRLDQGQDTIRLGANNGISSVAQLRLAISAAGTLDLNGFNQTLSQLNRATTFAATVTNSAATPSVLSIDGTTDHSYNGAINNGTGGLSLVKKGSSTFTLAAATTYTGGTSVEGGTLRFNAATGNGPVTVTSTGTLGGTGPISGAVAVSGTLAPGNSAGTLSATSSVTFGPGSAYAWEVADWTGVAGTGWDLLNAANLAFTATPASKLTIVVSGTAANFTEGPKTFVIANSTNAITGFDPAAILVQAPGFTGTGSWSVQATANSLSLVYAPGTGNPFSTWASANGVPANPALDSDGDGIANGIEFVIGGNPAPGAGSNSNGLLPTITTDATYLNFTYRRTDAAASMPLAQQPYVQYGSTLAGWTKAEHNTNGVLISEVDGTPDLVTVKIPRALTGSGKLFARLRVDLE, from the coding sequence ATGACCTCGACCAAATTCTCGATCCTTCTTCCCCTCGCCCTACCCGCAGCCCTGCTGGGCCAAGCCGGCGCTGTTGATATCAATGCCGTTACCAACGGCGACTGGATGGCCGCCGCCACTTGGTCCGATAATGCGGTCCCCGTAGCAGGCAATGCCTACTTCGTCCCTAACGCCATCGCGATCGATGGCGATGCCCGCACCACCAACCAAGGGAGTTCCACCCGCGCCTTTGATGGTGGCTCGCTGACGATCCAGAACGGCGGCACGCTTTTTCTGGATTCCATCCATAACTCCAGCTTCCCGACGTGGACCTACACCATCCCCAGCCTGACCCTGCAGGATGGCTCCAGTGTCCAAGTCCGCGGCGGTGCCGGGACCAACTTCACCCTCACCAATGGCTTCGCGGTGGCCCCCTCCTCCACCGTCACGATCAACCATTCCGTTGGCAACTATGACCAGCGCCTCACCCTCGGCGCGATCACCGGCCCGGCCACCGCCACCATCCAGATCATCGCCAGCCAGTTTTCCACGAACAGCGGAGGCAACAGCAAGGACAACTATGCCAACGTCGCCAGCAGCGCCTACGCCGGCAATTGGTTCCTCGACTCCACCGCCACGATGGCCGAGCGCAATGTCCGCCTTCGCGCCGACGCTCTCAATGCCCTCGGCACCGGCACGGTGACGGTGGGCCGCCAGGCGATCCTTGAAAGCAATGCCACCGGGGCCTTCGACAGCCTCTCCGGGATCACACTCCAGAACGACAAGTCCCAGCTCAAATTCAACAACCGCGACTGGAGCGCGCCCGCTGCCGGACTCACCGTGACGAACGGCACTGCCGCCGTCGGCACCGCCCACCTTTCCCTTGGCACGATCAATCAAGCCGGGGGAGCCATCAACCTCACCGTGGGTGGCACCAAGGACGGCAAGCTGATCACCACTGGCAACGCGGACTTTACTGGCGGGGCGATCAACCTCACCCACGCCAGCAATCCCGCGGGAAAATCCTTCGACGTCGTTACCTACGGTGGCACCCTCGTCACGGCTCCCTTCATTGATACCGGAGATACCGGAAGAGTCGTCGCCACCGTGAACAACGGCAGCGGCACCAACGGCAAGGTCACCGTTTCCTTCGCCGGAGTTCCGGTCAGCCTCACCTGGCTCGGCAATGAAACGGGCTTTGAAAACGACTGGGACAGCAACGTCGCCCTCAACTGGAACAACGGCGGCAGCCCCGACAAGTTCCGCAACTACGACCATGTCACCTTCGGCAACACCACCGGCTCGACCACTCCCAACGTGATCGGAACGCTGCTGCCCGGCTCGATGATCTTCAACCACAGCACCAACGACTACACGCTCGGCGGCATCGGCTCGCTCGGCGGCACCGGCACGCTTTCCAAGTCCGGCACCGGCATGCTGACCATCAACACCGCCAACACCTTTAGCGGCGGCTCCACCATCAATGACGGCAGGGTCCGCCTCGGCAGCAACACCGCACTCGGCACCGGCCCCCTCACGATCAATGGTGGCTCGATCTCCAGCAACGGCACCACCGCGCGCTCTCTCGCAGTCCCGGTGGCGATCAATGCTTCCGTGACACTGGGCGACGTGACCGACAACGGCGGCCTGTCCTTCACAGGAGTCATCACCGACGGAGCCGGCTCGTTCGCGATCGCCAAACAGGGCGCGGGAGCTCTCACGCTCACCGGAGCAAATACCTACGACGGCGGCACCACCATGAGCGCCGGCAAGATCCGCGTCGGCAACAATGCCGCGCTCGGTACCGGCCCCCTGACCATGAACGGCGGGGGCTTGAGCAGTGACAGCGGCACCGCCCGCACGCTGGCCAATGCCGTGACCATCGGCAACAGCTTCAGCCTCGGCAATCTCACCGACACCGGTGCGGTCAACCTTTCCGGGCCGATCACCCTCGCCGGAAACGCCACCATCAACGCCGAAAGCGCGGCGGAAATGACCTTCAGCAACGTGATCAGCGGCACCGGCAACCTCGCCTACAATCGCGACGCCGCCAACCCGACCGCCCGGCTGAATCTGAACAACACCGGGAATACCTTCACCGGCAACCTCACGATCACCTCCGGTCGCCTGCGCTTCGCAGCCGGTGCCAGCAGCGATGGCTCGTTTGGCAACACCACCAACAAGATCATCTTCGACGGCACCCCGGTCGACACCTTCAACAACAACGAAGGCACCGCCAGCCTCCAGCAGTCCACCGGTGCTGCGGGCACCATCGGCGCGACCCGCGAGGTCATTATCAATGAAGGGAAGGAAGGAACCTTCACCACCTGGGGCAGCCAGACCTTCACCGTGAATGCACCGGTCACCGGTGCCGGACGCCTCCGCAAGGACGACGTCGGCACCCTGCTGCTCACCGGAAACAACACCTACTCCGGCGGCACCCGGAATACCAATGGCATCATCCGCGTCACCAACAACAGCGGTCTCGGCACCGGCGACGTGACCATCGGTGCAGTCAATAACACCCTGACCGCCCGGGTCGACCTCGAAGGCGTCACCGTCCCGAACAACTTCATCCTGAGCTCTGCCGGCCTGACCGGCTTCCTCGGCCCGGTCGTCGCAGCGGGTGGCTCGGCGTCCACGATCAATGGCAACGTCACCATCTCCTCCGGCGTCGGTAACGGCGGTCACATCGCCACCACCGGCACCGGTTCCAGCCTGCGGATCAACGGGCAGATCATCGTGCTGAACGGGGTCGTCCCGAATATCCGCGCTGGCACCGTCATCCTCGCCGGTGGCGGCACTTACCCGCGCCTGGACCAAGGTCAGGACACGATCCGTCTCGGGGCGAACAATGGCATCAGCAGCGTCGCCCAGCTCCGGCTGGCGATCTCCGCGGCTGGCACCCTCGACCTGAATGGCTTCAATCAGACGCTGTCCCAGCTTAACCGTGCCACCACTTTCGCCGCCACGGTCACCAACTCCGCCGCCACTCCCTCCGTGCTGAGTATCGATGGCACCACCGACCACTCCTACAACGGTGCCATCAACAACGGCACTGGCGGCTTGTCCCTCGTGAAGAAGGGATCCAGCACCTTCACCTTGGCCGCTGCCACCACCTACACCGGCGGCACCTCGGTCGAAGGAGGCACCCTCAGGTTCAATGCGGCAACCGGCAACGGTCCGGTCACCGTGACCTCCACCGGCACGCTCGGCGGCACCGGCCCCATCAGTGGCGCGGTCGCCGTCAGTGGCACCCTTGCTCCCGGAAACTCGGCCGGCACCCTTTCGGCAACCAGCTCCGTCACCTTCGGCCCCGGCTCCGCCTACGCGTGGGAAGTCGCCGACTGGACCGGCGTTGCGGGCACCGGCTGGGACTTGTTGAATGCGGCCAATCTGGCCTTCACCGCGACCCCGGCCAGCAAGCTGACCATCGTCGTTTCGGGAACCGCTGCTAATTTCACCGAGGGGCCCAAGACCTTCGTCATCGCCAATTCGACCAACGCCATCACCGGCTTCGACCCGGCCGCCATCCTGGTCCAAGCCCCGGGCTTCACCGGCACCGGCTCCTGGTCGGTTCAGGCCACCGCGAATTCCCTCTCGCTGGTCTATGCCCCCGGCACCGGCAATCCCTTCAGCACCTGGGCCAGCGCCAACGGCGTCCCGGCCAACCCCGCCCTCGACTCCGATGGCGACGGCATCGCGAACGGCATCGAATTCGTCATCGGAGGCAACCCCGCTCCCGGTGCCGGTTCGAACTCCAACGGGCTGCTGCCAACCATCACCACCGACGCCACCTACCTGAACTTCACCTACCGCCGCACCGATGCTGCCGCCTCCATGCCCTTGGCCCAGCAGCCCTACGTGCAGTATGGCAGCACCCTGGCGGGATGGACCAAGGCCGAGCACAACACGAATGGAGTGCTCATCAGCGAGGTCGACGGCACGCCGGATCTCGTCACGGTCAAGATCCCGCGCGCGCTCACCGGGAGCGGCAAGCTCTTCGCACGCCTGCGGGTTGACCTTGAATAA
- a CDS encoding GNAT family N-acetyltransferase: protein MTPPEIRELVAEDIPAATALLAHLNPNVPPEVVQQRFATILAEHPHYHAFGAFLDGKLVALASAWIATKVWCGRYLEVDNIVVDPEIRSSGLGTALIQHLEAFGREKDCNLAVLDSYTSNHASHRLYHRLGFEIWGFHFVKPFGPLDR, encoded by the coding sequence GTGACCCCGCCGGAGATCCGTGAACTCGTCGCCGAGGACATTCCCGCCGCCACCGCTTTGCTGGCGCATTTGAACCCGAATGTTCCGCCGGAAGTCGTGCAGCAACGCTTCGCGACCATCCTCGCCGAGCACCCGCACTACCACGCCTTCGGAGCCTTTCTAGACGGGAAGCTCGTGGCCCTCGCCAGCGCTTGGATCGCTACCAAGGTCTGGTGCGGACGCTACCTGGAAGTCGACAACATCGTGGTGGATCCCGAAATCCGCTCGTCGGGCCTTGGGACCGCCTTGATCCAGCATCTCGAGGCATTCGGGCGCGAGAAGGACTGCAATCTCGCCGTGCTCGACAGCTACACGTCGAACCACGCTTCGCACCGCCTCTACCACCGCCTCGGCTTCGAGATCTGGGGCTTCCACTTCGTCAAACCCTTCGGCCCGCTCGATCGATGA
- the aat gene encoding leucyl/phenylalanyl-tRNA--protein transferase, with protein sequence MGQIAQRRVSGFPPAQIIPPQVLLGAYAQGVFPMADAGELTWFSPLMRGIIPLDGGFHVPHGLKRSMKKSPFEVKWNSDFRGTMQGCASRERTWIDATILESYCLLHRLGYAHSVEVHDAEGLQGGLYGVALGGAFFGESMFSRKTDASKVALVALVEELRARGFVLLDTQWLTEHLRRFGGQEIPRDEYQRRLRVAIGSLEEGFHPPKLGPEA encoded by the coding sequence ATGGGACAGATTGCGCAGCGTCGCGTGTCCGGATTCCCGCCAGCCCAAATCATCCCGCCCCAGGTGCTGCTAGGCGCCTATGCCCAAGGAGTTTTCCCGATGGCCGACGCGGGGGAGCTGACGTGGTTTTCGCCGTTGATGCGCGGCATCATCCCGCTGGACGGCGGTTTCCACGTGCCGCACGGGCTAAAGCGCTCGATGAAAAAGTCGCCCTTCGAAGTGAAGTGGAACTCCGACTTCCGCGGGACCATGCAGGGCTGCGCTTCCCGCGAGCGGACGTGGATCGATGCGACGATTCTGGAGAGCTACTGCCTGCTGCACCGGTTGGGCTATGCGCACTCGGTGGAAGTGCACGATGCCGAGGGCCTGCAAGGGGGGCTCTACGGTGTGGCCCTCGGAGGGGCGTTCTTTGGCGAAAGCATGTTTTCCCGCAAGACGGACGCCTCGAAGGTGGCGCTCGTGGCGCTGGTCGAGGAACTCCGCGCGCGGGGGTTCGTTTTGTTAGACACGCAATGGCTGACCGAGCACCTGCGCCGCTTCGGCGGGCAGGAAATCCCGCGGGACGAGTATCAGCGGCGGCTGCGGGTGGCGATCGGCTCGCTGGAGGAGGGATTCCATCCTCCCAAGCTCGGGCCGGAGGCGTGA
- a CDS encoding Hsp33 family molecular chaperone HslO — MSEPEQVSIEEYVRVESIFVRRRNALILRAQFAPIYTDYYLHLMQHGIRHPAELDQMLKDFLAGVTLHAVARPWAESIAWTVNLRAPRVNVFVTAGSAEEAVVGRLFTEDVREPDRHYFYSQTTTRHQPEPRLSTLEVDDRDPCHWVERYYEQSEQRPARMFRHDDEVFTLVTAQPDCDEEWLAALDADQVARIEETEETSLLETRRFHFHCGCTLGKILPVLGSWRERKDDLFEDADVITVQCPRCAARYRVTRDMI; from the coding sequence GTGTCCGAACCGGAGCAGGTCAGTATCGAGGAGTATGTCAGGGTCGAATCGATTTTCGTCCGTCGCCGCAACGCCTTGATCCTACGTGCGCAATTCGCGCCAATCTACACCGACTACTACCTGCACCTGATGCAGCACGGCATCCGCCATCCCGCGGAGCTGGACCAGATGCTCAAGGACTTCCTCGCGGGCGTGACCCTCCATGCCGTCGCCCGGCCGTGGGCGGAATCGATCGCTTGGACCGTAAACCTGCGTGCCCCGCGGGTGAATGTCTTCGTCACCGCCGGCTCCGCCGAGGAGGCCGTCGTCGGTCGCCTTTTCACCGAGGATGTGCGCGAGCCGGACCGCCACTACTTTTACTCCCAGACGACCACGCGCCACCAGCCCGAGCCACGGCTCTCCACCCTGGAGGTCGATGACCGCGATCCCTGCCACTGGGTCGAGCGCTACTACGAGCAGTCCGAGCAGCGCCCGGCGCGGATGTTCCGCCACGACGACGAAGTCTTCACGCTCGTCACCGCCCAACCGGATTGCGACGAGGAATGGCTCGCCGCCCTCGACGCCGATCAAGTCGCGCGGATCGAGGAAACGGAGGAGACGAGCCTGTTAGAAACCCGGCGCTTCCACTTCCACTGCGGCTGCACGCTCGGGAAAATCCTGCCCGTTCTCGGCTCATGGCGGGAGCGGAAGGACGACCTCTTCGAAGACGCCGACGTGATCACCGTCCAGTGCCCCCGCTGCGCGGCGAGATACCGGGTGACGCGGGATATGATCTGA
- a CDS encoding glucosyl-3-phosphoglycerate synthase, with product MPRTLHHRDFADLPALVEAKEAAGLKVSLCIPTLNEEGTIARVVSVLKAALFDEHRLLDELVVIDSGSTDRTRALAAEAGAEVILASDILPFQGPRTGKGENLWKAVYQLTGDILCFVDGDIGNIHPRFVYGTVGPLIRHADLGYVKGFYERPLLAAEGVDPRGGGRVTEILVRPLLQRFCPELAGLHQPLAGEYAARRELLEQFAMPTGYGVELAHLLDCHRLHGIGTIGQTDLDERIHRNRSLAQLGRMSGEILDAFFARAGGTGLQSGPNPQERPPMISLPEYRERFPAAAERARKTA from the coding sequence ATGCCCCGCACCTTACACCACCGCGATTTCGCCGACTTGCCCGCCCTTGTCGAGGCGAAGGAGGCAGCCGGGCTGAAGGTGTCGCTCTGCATCCCCACGCTCAATGAGGAAGGCACCATCGCCCGCGTGGTCTCGGTGCTGAAAGCCGCGCTTTTCGATGAGCACCGGCTGCTCGACGAACTGGTCGTGATTGACTCCGGCTCGACGGACCGGACCCGCGCCTTGGCGGCCGAGGCGGGAGCCGAGGTGATCCTAGCTTCGGACATCCTCCCCTTTCAAGGCCCACGCACCGGCAAGGGCGAGAACCTCTGGAAAGCCGTCTATCAGCTCACCGGCGACATCCTCTGCTTCGTCGATGGGGACATAGGTAACATCCACCCGCGCTTCGTCTACGGCACGGTCGGGCCGTTGATCCGCCACGCGGACCTCGGATATGTGAAAGGCTTCTACGAGCGCCCGCTGCTCGCCGCGGAGGGCGTCGATCCCCGCGGCGGCGGGCGGGTGACTGAAATTCTCGTGCGACCCCTGTTGCAACGCTTTTGCCCGGAACTGGCCGGCCTTCACCAGCCATTGGCGGGCGAGTATGCGGCGCGGCGCGAGCTGCTGGAGCAGTTCGCAATGCCCACTGGCTACGGGGTGGAACTCGCCCACTTGCTAGACTGTCACCGGCTCCACGGCATCGGCACCATCGGCCAGACCGACCTCGACGAGCGCATCCACCGCAATCGCTCGCTGGCCCAACTCGGCCGGATGTCCGGGGAAATCCTCGACGCGTTTTTCGCCCGGGCCGGAGGCACTGGCCTTCAGAGCGGACCCAACCCGCAGGAACGTCCTCCCATGATTTCGCTGCCGGAGTATCGCGAACGCTTCCCTGCCGCGGCTGAGCGCGCTAGGAAGACGGCGTGA
- a CDS encoding WXG100 family type VII secretion target, whose translation MSQAIIDPEEVRRFAAELKRFNNDVKERTTSLMSRFAALGDSWQDQEHEKFSAEFLQMMKTMKRFIELSDQHGPYLLRKADRIQQYLDQR comes from the coding sequence ATGTCGCAAGCGATCATCGATCCTGAGGAAGTCCGCCGCTTCGCCGCGGAATTGAAGCGCTTCAATAATGATGTGAAGGAGCGCACCACCTCGCTGATGTCCCGTTTCGCCGCGCTGGGCGACAGTTGGCAGGACCAGGAGCACGAGAAGTTTTCCGCGGAGTTTCTCCAGATGATGAAGACGATGAAGCGCTTCATCGAACTCTCCGACCAGCACGGGCCCTACCTGCTGCGCAAGGCGGACCGCATCCAGCAGTACCTCGACCAGCGCTGA
- a CDS encoding substrate-binding domain-containing protein, whose translation MKAVRKHTLAAEAERELRAAILGGQFGKTLPGLRVLAQALGVSPPTVADALKTLVAEGLVTAGGPRRRMEVVAETGPRELLDRPDRILWFVTAVGVDKATHGITDMTSFLQQMLAGAGWQVRHRVLAFGYSENRSNQWDRMMEAERPDAMIAWGGRPALAKWATQRKLRTLFVGGATEGKEVTMFAVRSVDMVSHAVAELLALGHRRLFLPMCNRPASTVKAVRQAVAQPLRALGVKGQTKDLVPESSYQGGSVIEAMVLQALRSHSPTGWIFFDWREFLAAACVFRDLGLKVPDDLSMIVLSEDPVMTWYRPAPAHFRQPLETMAKEVVEWMLDESATGNRYFAADWFPGESLAAPKG comes from the coding sequence ATGAAAGCGGTCAGGAAGCACACGTTGGCTGCGGAGGCGGAGCGGGAGCTACGGGCGGCAATCCTTGGCGGGCAATTCGGCAAGACGCTGCCGGGCCTGCGGGTTTTGGCGCAGGCGCTCGGGGTGAGCCCGCCCACGGTGGCCGATGCCCTGAAGACCTTGGTGGCTGAAGGATTGGTGACGGCTGGCGGCCCGCGGCGACGGATGGAAGTCGTCGCGGAAACCGGCCCACGGGAGCTGCTGGACCGGCCTGACCGGATCCTGTGGTTCGTCACGGCGGTGGGCGTGGACAAGGCGACCCACGGAATCACGGATATGACGTCGTTTCTCCAGCAGATGCTTGCCGGCGCAGGTTGGCAGGTCCGCCATCGGGTGCTGGCGTTCGGTTACTCGGAAAATCGCAGCAACCAGTGGGATCGCATGATGGAGGCGGAGCGGCCGGATGCGATGATCGCGTGGGGGGGGCGCCCGGCCCTGGCGAAATGGGCGACACAGCGGAAACTACGGACGCTTTTCGTGGGCGGGGCCACGGAAGGAAAGGAAGTGACGATGTTCGCGGTGCGCTCCGTGGACATGGTGAGTCACGCCGTTGCGGAACTGCTCGCACTTGGCCACCGGCGGCTCTTCCTGCCGATGTGCAACCGCCCGGCGAGCACGGTGAAAGCGGTGCGGCAGGCGGTGGCGCAGCCGCTGCGGGCGTTGGGCGTGAAGGGGCAAACCAAGGACTTGGTTCCGGAATCTTCCTACCAGGGTGGATCCGTGATCGAGGCCATGGTGCTGCAAGCCCTGCGCAGCCATTCGCCCACGGGGTGGATCTTCTTTGATTGGCGGGAGTTCCTCGCTGCGGCCTGTGTCTTTCGCGATCTGGGGCTGAAAGTGCCGGATGACCTGTCGATGATCGTGCTCTCGGAGGATCCGGTCATGACGTGGTACCGGCCGGCTCCCGCGCACTTTCGCCAGCCGTTGGAAACGATGGCGAAGGAGGTGGTGGAGTGGATGCTGGACGAGTCGGCGACCGGGAACCGCTACTTCGCGGCGGACTGGTTTCCGGGCGAAAGCCTGGCCGCGCCGAAGGGGTGA